CGCACAAAATCCATGTCGTGTTGAGCGCCGTTCATGGCCCGCTCGCAAGCCCCAAAAATGTCGGGACGGAACGCTTTCATGGCCGTGAGCCAAACGCTTGCGCGCACAACGAACAAGCCGCTGTTCCACAGGTAGTTGCCAGCGGCTAGATAGCCCTGCGCTCGTTCCAGATCTGGTTTCTCGACAAAGCTCTGCACTTCGAACGTGCCGCCTTGCTCAATGGTTCCGTGCTGGATATAGCCGTAGCCGGTTTCAGGGCGATCCGCGACGATGCCGAATGTCACCATTTGGCCTGAGCGTGCAGCGTTGAATGCCACTTGCACGGACTCATGGAATGCTTTGCGATCTGCGATGACGTGGTCAGCCGGCATGGCCAGCATGATGGGATCCGCGCCCGCCGAGACTGCCTGCAATGCGGCAATGGTCAGCGCTGGGGCGGTATTGCGGCCAGTCGGTTCAAGAAGAATCTTCGCGTTCTCGATATGGGCCTGCTGCAATTGCGTGGCCACCAGAAAACGATGTTCGATATTGCAGACCAGAAGCGGCGCTGCCAAAGCAACATCACCAGAGATGCCCTGAAGGCGCGTGGCGGTGTCCTGCAGCATGCTGGAGTCACCAGCGAGCGCATGAAATTGTTTGGGATAGGTTTCGCGCGAAAGTGGCCACAGGCGCGTGCCCGAGCCACCACACAGAATGACGGGAAGTAGCTGATCAGTCATGGTAGGAGGAGGAAGAGGATGCCGGAGCATTGGAGGATGAGAGCGCAAGCGCCTCCATGTCTGCTTCCAGCATCGCCAGTCGTTGATTGAGTCTGCGCACGTCGCGTTCGATGCGCGTATTGACCATGTCGGCATGCAGCGCCTTGATGAACAGGACGATGCAAGCGAACAAAAGAAGAAGCGCGGGGGGATAAGAAATGCCCACCGAGTAGGCAATGCGGTCGACCAGTCCTGGCCAGGCGCCCAAAAGCGCAGCCGCAGCAGCTACGGCCACCCAGAAAAGGCCGTGCATCAAGTAAAGATGATCTCGGCGAATCAGATACAAGATCAGAATCGCCAACCCCACGCCGAGAAGCATGGTGGTAGTTTGCAAAGACGCCATATCAGCCCATGATTCCAGCAGGAGCAACGCGTGACGAACCTCCAACATTGGGCCCTCCCCGCCTCACCCCACGAAGTGCGTGCTCTTGCACAAACACATTCATGGAGCACGACGCCGCCAATGCAATGCCCCTCCAAATACCCTATTGAAACCCATTGATGGGTCGCACAAAGCTGTCGATTGTAGGCGGAATGCCCTATCTTCAAAATTGCTATCTGCGTTGATAGTCGCCTGCTATGACGCTAAATTTCGCACCCAATTGAAATGATTTACGAAGAGCCCGCTATTTATTGATAGTTTTCCAGATAGCAACCTCAAAAAGCCCGAGGAAAATCGACAATCGCTTCGATTTGTTAACAATTACGCAGTGTTGTAATTGCAATTAATTACTTAGTTAACGGTTGCATACTTCGCGCAGCGTGAGGGATAAGAAGACCTTCCCCCCCTTGGCTTGGCAAAGCAAGGGGTATTGCCGCAACCCAAGCGATCACCAGCGCTTCAGTCGTGTTTCTGGCTCTTGAGTTGCGTCTCTGCCATTACCGACATTTCAATTCACGGACGAATGCTCAACCGCGAATGCCCCACGCCGCCGCCCTTTTCGACGCGGATCTGGGTGGCGATGCGGTCCTTCAGGCCTTCGACGTGGCTGATGATGCCGACCATCTTGCCGCTGGCGTTCAGGGTGTCGAGCGCGTTGAGCGCCACGTCCAGCGTTTCGGCGTCCAGCGTGCCGAAGCCTTCGTCGAGGAACAGCGAGTCGATGGAGGTCTTGTGGCTGACCAGATCGGACAGCGCGAGCGCCAACGCGAGGCTGACCAGAAAGCTCTCGCCACCTGACAGCGTGCGCGTGTCGCGCGAGGCGTCGGCCTGCCATTGATCGACGATTTCGAGTTCCAGTTCGCCCGATGATTTGCGGCGCAGCACGTAGCGGCCGTGCAGACGTTCGAGCTGGCGGTTGGCGAGCGTGAGCAGGTGGTCCAACGTGAGGCCCTGCGCGAACTTGCGGAACTTGTCGCCCTTGGATGAGCCGACCAGCGCGTCGAGGCGCTGCCAGACATCCGACTCGCTTGCCTGCGCTGCGATCTGCTGCAGCAGTTCTTGCTGGCTGCCGCGCAGGGCGTTGTCGCGCTCAATGGTCGCGAGTTTGCCGCCGAGTTGCTGGTTGAACTGCGTGGATTCGGCTTCAAACTGAGCAATGCCTTGCTCCAGCGTTTCGCGACTTGCGTCGGTGGCGTTGCGCGCCTGCAGTTCGACAAGTTTGGCTTGCTGCGTTTGCAGCAGCTCGCTTGCCACTTGGCGCTCCTGCTCGCGCTGTTGTTTGCGCGACTGCAACTGGCTACGTTCTTCCGCCGACATGCGTGCGTTGAAGAAGGCATCCTCGTCCGCGAACGGACTGGCTTGCAAGGCACCTCGCCAATGCTGTTCTGCTGAGCCTTGCTCCGCGCGATGTCGCGAAAGCAGTTCCTCCAACTCTTGCACGCTGCCCGCCAGTTGACCGGCTTTGCGCGCGATGGCATCGATCCGCGCGCTGCACTCGGCGAGTGCCTGTGCGGCATTCAAATCGCTGGTGACATCTGCCACTTCGTCCGTGAATTCGGCCGCGCGTTCACGCCATTTCGCAAGCTGTGAGCGCATCTGCTCGCAGGTGGCGCGTTGGCGCTCCAGTTCCATGGCGATGCTGTGGATGCGTTCCTGCTTTTGCTGCCATGCGAGGCGCTCTTCATCGCGCGCACGTAGCCACGCGGCGGCGTCCGTCGGCAAGCCTGTCAGATCGGCAAAGCCTGCATTGCACAAGGCACCAAGCAATTGCTCCTGCTGTGATTGCAAGCCTGCGCGTTGCTGATCCAGCAACGCCTTGGTGTCCGCAAGCTTCTGCGTCCCGCTGTCGATCTGCTGCTGCAAGCGCAGCGCTTCTTCGCGCGCAAGGTGAACGGTGTGGGCCAGATCGGCCTGGCGTTTGCCGGTGTCGTGCAACTGCTGGTCCAGCGCCTCCACGGATTGCAATTGCGCACGCAGCGAGGTGGCTTGCGACTGCGCCGATGACAGGGCCTGCGCCAGACGCTCTGCCAGCTCCCAGTCCTTGGCCTGCAGGGGATCGCCGTGCTGCAGTTGCGCGCGAAGCTCGTCCCACGCGGACTGGTTGGCTCGGCCTTCTTCGATCAGTTGCTGCTCACGCGCGTGCAAGTTGCGGGCTTGCGTTTGCGCAGCGGAAAGCTCTGCGCCGCATTCAAGCAGCCTCTTCTCGCCCTGTTTCTGCGCCTGCTTCAAGCGGTCGAGTTCGCCGCGCGTGGCGGAGCTGTCCAACTGGGCATAGTGCGCAATGGCCGGATGCTCGTGCGCGCCGCACAACGGACAGGCCTCGCCGGGCTGCAGGTTGGCCCGGTGCTCGGCCAGACTGCGGATGATCTGCTCCTGCTCCAGCATGCGCTGCTTGTCGGCAACGCGTTCGTTCAGGATGTTCTGCGCATCCTGATTTTCGATCTGTGAAGTCTGCAGTTCTTCCGCTTTTTTGGCGGCCTCCACACGCTGCGTGCGCACCTCGAAGAACTGCACCTTCATCTCGCGTTGGCGGCGCGCGCTTTCATCCAGGCGTTCGGTGATGGAGAGATTTTTCTCCGCACGCTGCGACTGCTCGCGCAATGCGGCCAGCGTTAGCGTGCCCAGCAACTGGCCCTGCTTTTGCTGCAAGTTCTGCCACTGCGCTTCCCCGTGCCTGTGGGCATTCGCCGTGACTTCACTTTGAATGGCGTGCTGCTTCAAGCGGCGGCGTGCTTCGTCGAGCTTGCTCGTCGTTTCCTTGATGAGTTGCTCGTTCAGTGCGATGTCGCTTTGGATCTTCGCTTGCTGCGCAAACTGCTCGCGCCACACGCCCATATGCTCGGCCAGATGCGCGTGATGTGCGCGTGCGCTGCTCCATTCACCGAGCGCTGTCTGTTCGCTTTCCAGCCCAAGCAGATGCTTCTCGGACTGTTCATCGAGCAACTTGGCGAAGGCCAGCGCCAGCGCATGTTCGCGCTGTTGCGCCGTGCGTTGCTCGGTCAGTTCGCCTTGCCGATCCGACAGTTGCTTGGCCGCATTCTGAACCGCGACATTGGCAGATTGCAGTGCTGCGTGAGCCGGCTCCAGCGCCTGCGCGGGTTCGCTGGCGGCCAGCTTTTCCAACTCGGGCGCAGCGTTCTGGATCGCAGCTTCGGCTTGCGTCACGCGCTGCTGCGCGCCTTGCACAGCCCCTTCACTTTCGGCCACGGCGTTGCGCCATTGCAGTTGATCGCGCAGCGCATTGGTCTTGCCCGCCAGTTCCGATTGCTGTGTCTGGATCGCGCCGACCTCTTCCTGAATCGCTGCGCGCTGCTCATCGCTCAGCAGTTCCATGCCATCAGCGCGCGATTGCATGAGCGCCAATTTTTCGCGCTCATCTCGTGCTCGTGCGAACACGCGCTGCGAGATCTCGCCGTAGATTTCGGTGCCGGTCAGTTCCTCCAGCAACTCGGCGCGGTCGTTCGCATTGGCGTTGAGGAACGCCGCAAAACCACCTTGCGCGAGCAGCATCGAACGCGTAAATCGCGGGAAGTCGAGGCGCGTGATGTCGGTGATCTGCTTGAGTTTTTCGCTCACATGGCGCGTGATCACCGTACCATCGCCCTTGGCCAGTTCGACCTGCGGCGATTGCAGCGCGCCGTCCACCTTGTCGCGCGCGCGGCGCTGGCTCCAGGAAGCGCGGTAAACCTCGCCGCGCACTTCGAATTCCAGTTCGGCGCTGCAGTCCGCGGTGTGGCGCGTCATGATGTCGTTGACGGCCTTGGACTGCGTGCCAAGGCGCGGCGTCTCGTGATAGAGCGCGAGGCAGATGGCGTCGAGCAGCGTGGACTTGCCGGCGCCTGTGGGCCCGGTGATCGCGAACAGACCGCTTTCGGAGAGCGGCGGCGCGGTGAAGTCGATGGTCCACTCGCCCTTGAGCGAGTTCAGATTCTTGAGTTGCAGGCGACGGATCTTCATTGGGCTGTGCCCTCGCCTTGTTCTTCGCTCTCGCCCAGTTGCACGGCATCGACCACCTGCCGGTAGCGCTGCGTGATCGCCCCGCGCAAGCTGGCATCCATGCCCTCTTCAAGGCCGAGTCGTCGCTCGAACACGTCGTGCGGATCAAGCTCATCAAGCGTCACGCCGCTGTTGTCCTGCAACTGCGCCATGGTCTGCCCGCGTTCGCGGCGAATGCGCAGCACTTCGAGCGGCTGGCCCTCGACGAGCTTTTGAATGCGAGCGGGCAGATCCGCCAGATAGTCGTCGGTGGTCACGGTGATTTCGAGCCAGACCGTCTGCCCGGCCTCGGCCTGCGCGGCAATGCGCGGCAGCGCGTCGGTCATGTAGCCCAAGTCTCCCCGCAGGCTCATCATCGGCTGGAAGATGGGCACGGGCAGCTCGGTCACGGACTGCAGGCCGGATTCATTCAGATCGACCAGCAGCATCTGCTTGTTCTGGCCGAGTTCGTCAAAACTCAGCGTGATGGGCGAACCGCAATAGCGGATGTGCTCGTGGCCGCCAACCTTCTGCGGCTTGTGGATATGTCCGAGCGCGAGGTAATCCACGGGCGGAAATTCGGAGGTCGGAAACGCGTCCAGCGTGCCCACATAGATTTCGCGCACCGATTCACTGCTGCTCGCGCCCACGGTGGTCAGGTGACCCGTGGCGATGATGGGCAGGCGCTGGCCAGTCTGCTGCGCGAGCTCATCGCGCTTGGCGCAGGCGGCGGCGTAGACACTCTGGTAATACTGCTTGATGGCCACAAGCAGTTGCTGCTGGCGGTCCTGCGCGCTCTGACCGAATTCGGAGGTCACCACATCGCGCGGACGAATGAAGGGAATCGCACAGACGATGCAACCGGGCTGCCCCGCCACGCGGCTCGGCAGCACGCGCACATGGGATTTTGGCGCAGTCGCGGCCGGGTAGACATGGGTGGACAGCACCGACAGCAGCGCGCTGCTCTCGCGCAGCGTGGCGACCGAGTCGTGATTGCCGCCGAGCAGCAGCAAGCCCACGCCCGCCGCATGCAGGCGCACGACCAGATCGGCGTACATCTCGCGTGCATAGCTGGGCGGCGTGCCGGTATCGAAAATATCCCCCGCAATCAGCACGGCATCCACCGCGTGGTTCTGCACTTGGGTGAGCAGCCAGCCGATCAGCGCCTGATGTTCGGCCTGACGGGACTTGCCCATGAAGTTCTGGCCCAGATGCCAGTCGGATGTATGAAGAATTCGCACGGCGATATTGTCCTAGGGAATCCCTGCCATTTGCCCCGCTCACCTGCCGGGGGGTCAGTCTCATTGTAGGAATTGACCTACAAAATCCTCCTCGTGAGCCAACTCCATGAAAGCCCTGATGCCCACAGGTCTTGAAAACGTCAGGAATTGCCTTATTATTAGCACTCGTTGAGGTTGAGTGCTAGCACACGCAACTGACATCAAGTTTTAAGCGAGATCCCTCAGGATCGGCTTTTCTTCTTCTTGTTCAACCCAGTTGAAAAAATCTTAGTTAGGAGTTGCTATGAACCTGCGTCCCCTGCACGATCGCGTGATCGTCAAGCGCCTCGAAAACGAAACCAAGACAGCTTCGGGCATCGTGATCCCCGACAGCGCTACCGAGAAGCCTGATCAAGGCGAAGTCGTGGCCGTGGGCCCCGGCAAGCGCGACGACAAGGGTGCCCTGATCGCCCTGAACGTGAAGGTGGGCGACCGCGTTCTGTTCGGCAAGTACTCTGGCCAGACCGTCAAGGTCGACGGCGACGAACTGCTGGTGATGAAGGAAGACGACCTGTTTGCGGTCGTCGAAAAGTAAGCCCTCTGGCGCTTGCTGGCCCGCTTGGCTCACATGAGCGCATGACGGGCCACCCCTCATCAAAACCCATTCTCAAGAATTTCTTTTAGGAGCCAAAAATGGCAGCAAAAGACGTAGTTTTCGGCGGCGAAGCACGCGCCCGCATGGTTGAAGGCGTGAACATTCTCGCCAACGCAGTCAAGGTTACCCTGGGCCCCAAGGGTCGCAATGTGGTTCTGGAACGCTCGTTCGGCGCTCCTACCGTGACCAAGGACGGCGTGTCCGTGGCCAAGGAAATCGAACTCAAGGACAAGCTGCAGAACATGGGCGCTCAGCTCGTGAAGGAAGTGGCCTCCAAGACCAACGACATCGCCGGTGACGGTACAACGACCGCTACCGTGCTGGCTCAAGCCATCGTGCGCGAAGGCTCCAAGTACGTGGCCGCCGGTCTGAACCCCATGGATCTGAAGCGCGGTATCGACAAGGCTGTTGTGGCTCTGGTCGAACAGCTGAAGAAGCAATCCAAGGCGACCACCACTTCCAAGGAAATCGCTCAAGTTGGCTCCATCTCGGCCAACTCCGACGAATCCGTGGGCAAGATCATTGCTGACGCAATGGACAAGGTCGGCAAGGAAGGCGTGATCACCGTTGAAGACGGCAAGAGCCTGGACAACGAACTCGACGTCGTTGAAGGCATGCAGTTCGACCGCGGTTACCTGTCGCCCTACTTCATCAACAACCCAGAAAAGCAAGCCGCAATCCTGGACAACCCGTTCGTGCTGCTGTTCGACAAGAAGATCAGCAACATCCGCGATCTGCTGCCTACACTGGAACAAGTGGCAAAGGCTGGCCGTCCGCTGTTGATCGTCGCTGAAGAAGTCGAAGGCGAAGCCCTGGCTACTCTGGTGGTGAACACCATCCGCGGCATCCTGAAGGTGGTGGCTGTGAAGGCTCCTGGCTTCGGCGACCGCCGCAAGGCCATGCTGGAAGACATCGCCATCCTGACGGGCGGCAAGGTCATCGCTGAAGAAGTCGGCATGTCCCTCGAGAAGGTCACCCTGGCCGATCTGGGCCAAGCCAAGACCATCGAAGTGGGCAAGGAAAACACCATCATCATCGACGGTGCTGGTCAAGGTGCAGACATCGAAGCCCGCGTGAAGCAAATCCGCGTGCAGATCGAAGAAGCCACTTCCGACTACGACCGCGAAAAGCTGCAAGAGCGCGTGGCCAAGCTGGCCGGCGGTGTTGCCGTGATCAAGGTGGGCGCTGCCACCGAAGTCGAAATGAAGGAAAAGAAGGCCCGCGTTGAAGACGCCCTGCACGCTACCCGCGCTGCTGTGGAAGAAGGCATCGTGGCAGGCGGCGGCGTGGCATTCCTGCGCGCCAAGCAAGCCATCGGCGACCTGAAGGGCGACAACGCCGAACAAGACGCTGGTATCAAGCTGGTTCTGAAGGCCATCGAAGCTCCACTGCGCGAAATCGTGGCCAACGCCGGTGGCGAGCCATCGGTGGTCGTGAATGCTGTGCTGAACGGCAAGGGCAACTACGGCTTCAACGCTGCCAACGACACCTACGGCGACATGCTGGAGATGGGTATTCTGGATCCAACCAAGGTGACACGTACTGCTCTGCAGAACGCTGCTTCCGTGGCATCCCTGCTGCTGACGACCGAAGCCATGGTCGCTGAAGCACCTAAGGATGACGCTGCTGGCGGCATGCCTGACATGGGCGGCATGGGTGGTATGGGCGGCATGGGCATGTAATTACCCCTGCTCCGGCGGCTGGTGGGTAGAGGCTCCAGCCGTTGGAAACCCGGAAGTCATTCCAAACAAAAAAACCTGCAGGTCTTTGGATCTGCGGGTTTTTTGTTTGTTTGTTTGAATGAAGCTGGCTTCAGATACGTGTTTACTTACGGGTGCCGGGTGTTCGCCCCGGCGGGCGAGTAACTTTTTGCTTGCGCCAAAAAGTCACCAAAAATCGCTTTTGAATACCCACGATAGAACTCACTGCGCGCCAAGGCGCTCCGTTCGGGCAACTATCGTGAGTCAGATCAAAAGCTGGGGAGGGCACTGCTGCATTCTGCGATGCAGCAGCGGAGGCGCAAGCATCGCGACGAAATGATCTTGGTTTTCGCGCGAGAGTTCAATTCGTCATGCGGCTTGTACCCAGGCATCTCGCGAGGTCGCGAGATGCAGCACGAGCAACGCGAAGTGCCGTAACACACCTCTTATGAAACCTCTGACTCGCGGCGGTTGCCCGAACGGAGCGCCTACGGCGCAAAGTGAGTTCTGCCGCGTGACCCCGAATTCAAAGCGCTTTTTGGTGACTTTTTGGCGCAAGCAAAAAGTTACTCGCCCGCCGGGGCGAACTCCCGGCACCCGCCCTCAACCCCCTAGCAAGCGCTGAATGAGCACAAACCACCCAATCAATTAGCGTAAGCCTCCAAAGGCTTGTCATTAGGCGCCTGAAGCAACTGCTTGAGCATGTCGCTCATAGGCAGATTCAGCGGCTTGTTCGTGGGAGGAATCGGCTGCATGAACCACTTGTCGTAAACCTTGGCGACTTCGCCGGATTTCATCAACTCGGTCAGTGCGCCATCGACCGCTTTCTTGAAGGTCGGGTCGTCCTTGCGGAACAGCAAGGCGATGGGCTCCGAGCCCAGAACTTCGCCAACGATCTTGTAGCCATCGGGGTTCTTGCTGCTGGCAATGACGCCTGCGAGCAGGTTGTCGTCGAGCACAAAGGCGTCGGCGCGGCCGGATTCGAGCATGAGGAAGCTCTCGTAGTGGTCCTTGCCCAAGGCTGTAGGCAGGTTGACGTTGTTGTCCTTGCCGTATTTGCGCAGCAACTGCACGGCTGTGGTGCCTGCAGAAGCTGCGATGTTCTTGTTGTCGAGTTGCTTGAACGAGGTGATGCCCGAATCCGCGCGCACCGCCATCCGCACTTGGCTGACATAGGTGGTGACGGCGAAGGAGACCTGTTTCTGGCGTGTGAGGTTGTTGGTGGTGGGGCCGCAGCCCATGTCGACCGTGCCGTTTTCGACCAACGGCATGGTGTTCTGCGCGGTGAGCGCCATGTATTCGAGTTTCACCTTGGGCGCGATGCGTGCCATCACCTTTTCGCAGAGTTCGACGTGGTAGCCTGCGTATTTGCGTTCCGCGCCGATGGCGTAGGCCATGGGGGCAGAGCTTTCGCGCACGCCGAGAACGATCTTGCCGGCGCTCTGGATCTTCTCCATCGTGCCTGCGGGAGCCTGCTGTGCCTGCGCGGCGACGGTGGCGGTCAACATGCCAGCCAGCGCAAGGCTGGTCCAAACGAGCTTCATGGGATCTGTCTCCTTCTGTTCGTAGCAGTGATGCGGGCGAGCCAACCACGCGGATTGCGCGTTGGTTGTTCGGCCTGCCTCACTATCGTTCAGAAGGGCTTCAAAGCCCAATAGAGGTTTGCACCAAGTAGTAAATTAATTCTGGTGCGACTGCAGGTAGTGCAGCAACCCTGCCGTGGAAGGGTCGAGTTTTTCACTGTCGCCCTCAGCCAACAGCGGCTCCAGCTCCTTGGCAAGCACTTTGCCCAGTTCCACGCCCCATTGGTCGAAGCTGTCGATGCCCCAGATCGCGCCGCTGGTGAACACGCGGTGTTCGTACAGCGCGATCAGCGCACCGAACGAAGCCGGGTCGAGCCG
This genomic stretch from Diaphorobacter sp. HDW4B harbors:
- a CDS encoding DUF2304 domain-containing protein, giving the protein MASLQTTTMLLGVGLAILILYLIRRDHLYLMHGLFWVAVAAAAALLGAWPGLVDRIAYSVGISYPPALLLLFACIVLFIKALHADMVNTRIERDVRRLNQRLAMLEADMEALALSSSNAPASSSSSYHD
- a CDS encoding SbcC/MukB-like Walker B domain-containing protein, which encodes MKIRRLQLKNLNSLKGEWTIDFTAPPLSESGLFAITGPTGAGKSTLLDAICLALYHETPRLGTQSKAVNDIMTRHTADCSAELEFEVRGEVYRASWSQRRARDKVDGALQSPQVELAKGDGTVITRHVSEKLKQITDITRLDFPRFTRSMLLAQGGFAAFLNANANDRAELLEELTGTEIYGEISQRVFARARDEREKLALMQSRADGMELLSDEQRAAIQEEVGAIQTQQSELAGKTNALRDQLQWRNAVAESEGAVQGAQQRVTQAEAAIQNAAPELEKLAASEPAQALEPAHAALQSANVAVQNAAKQLSDRQGELTEQRTAQQREHALALAFAKLLDEQSEKHLLGLESEQTALGEWSSARAHHAHLAEHMGVWREQFAQQAKIQSDIALNEQLIKETTSKLDEARRRLKQHAIQSEVTANAHRHGEAQWQNLQQKQGQLLGTLTLAALREQSQRAEKNLSITERLDESARRQREMKVQFFEVRTQRVEAAKKAEELQTSQIENQDAQNILNERVADKQRMLEQEQIIRSLAEHRANLQPGEACPLCGAHEHPAIAHYAQLDSSATRGELDRLKQAQKQGEKRLLECGAELSAAQTQARNLHAREQQLIEEGRANQSAWDELRAQLQHGDPLQAKDWELAERLAQALSSAQSQATSLRAQLQSVEALDQQLHDTGKRQADLAHTVHLAREEALRLQQQIDSGTQKLADTKALLDQQRAGLQSQQEQLLGALCNAGFADLTGLPTDAAAWLRARDEERLAWQQKQERIHSIAMELERQRATCEQMRSQLAKWRERAAEFTDEVADVTSDLNAAQALAECSARIDAIARKAGQLAGSVQELEELLSRHRAEQGSAEQHWRGALQASPFADEDAFFNARMSAEERSQLQSRKQQREQERQVASELLQTQQAKLVELQARNATDASRETLEQGIAQFEAESTQFNQQLGGKLATIERDNALRGSQQELLQQIAAQASESDVWQRLDALVGSSKGDKFRKFAQGLTLDHLLTLANRQLERLHGRYVLRRKSSGELELEIVDQWQADASRDTRTLSGGESFLVSLALALALSDLVSHKTSIDSLFLDEGFGTLDAETLDVALNALDTLNASGKMVGIISHVEGLKDRIATQIRVEKGGGVGHSRLSIRP
- the sbcD gene encoding exonuclease subunit SbcD, which produces MRILHTSDWHLGQNFMGKSRQAEHQALIGWLLTQVQNHAVDAVLIAGDIFDTGTPPSYAREMYADLVVRLHAAGVGLLLLGGNHDSVATLRESSALLSVLSTHVYPAATAPKSHVRVLPSRVAGQPGCIVCAIPFIRPRDVVTSEFGQSAQDRQQQLLVAIKQYYQSVYAAACAKRDELAQQTGQRLPIIATGHLTTVGASSSESVREIYVGTLDAFPTSEFPPVDYLALGHIHKPQKVGGHEHIRYCGSPITLSFDELGQNKQMLLVDLNESGLQSVTELPVPIFQPMMSLRGDLGYMTDALPRIAAQAEAGQTVWLEITVTTDDYLADLPARIQKLVEGQPLEVLRIRRERGQTMAQLQDNSGVTLDELDPHDVFERRLGLEEGMDASLRGAITQRYRQVVDAVQLGESEEQGEGTAQ
- the groES gene encoding co-chaperone GroES encodes the protein MNLRPLHDRVIVKRLENETKTASGIVIPDSATEKPDQGEVVAVGPGKRDDKGALIALNVKVGDRVLFGKYSGQTVKVDGDELLVMKEDDLFAVVEK
- the groL gene encoding chaperonin GroEL (60 kDa chaperone family; promotes refolding of misfolded polypeptides especially under stressful conditions; forms two stacked rings of heptamers to form a barrel-shaped 14mer; ends can be capped by GroES; misfolded proteins enter the barrel where they are refolded when GroES binds); this encodes MAAKDVVFGGEARARMVEGVNILANAVKVTLGPKGRNVVLERSFGAPTVTKDGVSVAKEIELKDKLQNMGAQLVKEVASKTNDIAGDGTTTATVLAQAIVREGSKYVAAGLNPMDLKRGIDKAVVALVEQLKKQSKATTTSKEIAQVGSISANSDESVGKIIADAMDKVGKEGVITVEDGKSLDNELDVVEGMQFDRGYLSPYFINNPEKQAAILDNPFVLLFDKKISNIRDLLPTLEQVAKAGRPLLIVAEEVEGEALATLVVNTIRGILKVVAVKAPGFGDRRKAMLEDIAILTGGKVIAEEVGMSLEKVTLADLGQAKTIEVGKENTIIIDGAGQGADIEARVKQIRVQIEEATSDYDREKLQERVAKLAGGVAVIKVGAATEVEMKEKKARVEDALHATRAAVEEGIVAGGGVAFLRAKQAIGDLKGDNAEQDAGIKLVLKAIEAPLREIVANAGGEPSVVVNAVLNGKGNYGFNAANDTYGDMLEMGILDPTKVTRTALQNAASVASLLLTTEAMVAEAPKDDAAGGMPDMGGMGGMGGMGM
- a CDS encoding amino acid ABC transporter substrate-binding protein is translated as MKLVWTSLALAGMLTATVAAQAQQAPAGTMEKIQSAGKIVLGVRESSAPMAYAIGAERKYAGYHVELCEKVMARIAPKVKLEYMALTAQNTMPLVENGTVDMGCGPTTNNLTRQKQVSFAVTTYVSQVRMAVRADSGITSFKQLDNKNIAASAGTTAVQLLRKYGKDNNVNLPTALGKDHYESFLMLESGRADAFVLDDNLLAGVIASSKNPDGYKIVGEVLGSEPIALLFRKDDPTFKKAVDGALTELMKSGEVAKVYDKWFMQPIPPTNKPLNLPMSDMLKQLLQAPNDKPLEAYAN